In Methylobacterium aquaticum, the following are encoded in one genomic region:
- a CDS encoding sensor histidine kinase — MRLRADGPAPADAASPDRDEAATLRREVETLRRALAERDAFLAGVAHELRNPMTPILGQVERLLATAEREAPEGRVAQGLVQLRWLVERYVRRATTLLDVSRVQAGQLALLAAPVPLAEVVEEVVASLRPMAAHAGSAITVTVPDDLVLSCERLALDQILDNLVTNAIKYGDGSAITVSGLRDGAVARIRVSDRGIGIAPSDQARIFERFERAVGDPSQAPAGFGVGLWLVRRLAEAMEGGVALDSRPGEGATFTVTLPLHA; from the coding sequence ATGAGGCTGCGCGCCGACGGTCCCGCTCCGGCCGACGCCGCCTCGCCCGATCGGGACGAGGCCGCCACCTTGCGCCGGGAGGTCGAGACCTTGCGCCGGGCGCTCGCCGAGCGCGACGCGTTCCTGGCCGGCGTGGCGCACGAATTGCGCAACCCGATGACCCCGATCCTCGGCCAGGTCGAGCGCCTGCTGGCGACCGCCGAGCGCGAGGCGCCGGAGGGACGGGTGGCGCAGGGGCTGGTGCAGCTGCGCTGGCTCGTCGAGCGCTATGTCCGCCGGGCGACGACCCTCCTCGACGTGTCCCGGGTCCAGGCCGGGCAGCTCGCCTTGCTCGCCGCCCCCGTGCCGCTGGCCGAGGTGGTGGAGGAGGTGGTGGCGTCCCTGCGCCCGATGGCGGCCCATGCCGGCAGCGCGATCACCGTCACGGTGCCGGACGACCTGGTGCTGTCCTGCGAGCGCCTCGCCCTCGACCAGATCCTCGACAACCTGGTCACCAACGCGATCAAGTACGGCGACGGCAGCGCGATCACGGTCTCCGGCCTGCGGGACGGTGCCGTGGCGCGGATCCGGGTGAGCGACCGCGGCATCGGCATCGCGCCGTCCGACCAGGCCCGGATCTTCGAGCGCTTCGAGCGGGCGGTGGGGGATCCGAGCCAGGCGCCGGCCGGCTTCGGGGTCGGCCTGTGGCTGGTGCGCCGCCTCGCCGAGGCGATGGAGGGCGGCGTCGCCCTCGACAGTCGCCCTGGCGAAGGCGCGACCTTCACGGTAACGCTTCCCCTCCACGCGTAA
- a CDS encoding MFS transporter, which produces MTREEKKVILASSLGTVFEWYDFYLYGSLAGIIGAQFFSSYPPATRDIFALLAFAAGFLVRPFGALVFGRVGDIVGRKYTFLVTILIMGLSTFIVGILPNAAQIGIAAPIILIVLRLAQGLALGGEYGGAATYVAEHAPQGRRGFYTSWIQTTATLGLFLSLVVILAVRSFTGEAAFAEWGWRIPFLVSVLLLGISLWIRLQLSESPAFQRMKEEGKTSKAPLTEAFGQWRNAKIALIALLGLVAGQGVVWYTGQFYALFFLQSILKVDGYTANLLIAWALLLGTGFFVVFGWLSDKIGRKPIILAGCLIAALSFFPVFKQITTLANPALEKAIETVKVTVVADPAQCGSLFNPVGTRVFSAPCDLARDYLAKSSVRYATEAAPAGQPTVVRINGTEVPFAAGAPAVEFNKAAATALQAAGYPKAGDAQVVKMANPFDIFRPQVAGVIGLLFVLVLFVTMVYGPIAAALVELFPTRIRYTSMSLPYHIGNGWFGGLLPATAFAMVAQTGDIYYGLWYPIVIALMTFVLGLLLVPETKDRDIFDDRDTATH; this is translated from the coding sequence ATGACGCGCGAGGAGAAGAAGGTCATCCTGGCCTCCTCCCTCGGCACCGTCTTCGAGTGGTACGACTTCTACCTCTACGGTTCGCTCGCCGGCATCATCGGCGCGCAGTTCTTCTCGTCCTACCCGCCGGCGACCCGGGACATCTTCGCGCTGCTCGCCTTCGCGGCGGGCTTCCTGGTGCGGCCGTTCGGCGCCCTGGTGTTCGGGCGCGTCGGCGACATCGTCGGGCGCAAATACACCTTCCTCGTCACCATCCTGATCATGGGCCTGTCGACCTTCATCGTCGGCATCCTGCCCAACGCCGCGCAGATCGGCATCGCGGCGCCGATCATCCTGATCGTGCTGCGCCTCGCGCAAGGCCTCGCCCTCGGCGGCGAGTACGGGGGTGCCGCGACCTACGTCGCCGAGCATGCCCCGCAGGGACGGCGCGGCTTCTACACCAGCTGGATCCAGACGACCGCGACGCTCGGCCTGTTCCTGTCGCTGGTGGTGATCCTGGCGGTGCGCTCCTTCACCGGCGAGGCCGCCTTCGCCGAATGGGGCTGGCGCATCCCGTTCCTGGTCTCGGTGCTCTTGCTCGGCATCTCGCTCTGGATCCGTCTCCAGCTCAGCGAATCGCCGGCCTTCCAGCGCATGAAGGAAGAGGGCAAGACCTCGAAGGCTCCGCTGACCGAGGCCTTCGGCCAGTGGCGCAATGCCAAGATCGCTCTCATCGCGCTGCTCGGCCTCGTCGCCGGCCAGGGCGTGGTCTGGTACACGGGCCAGTTCTACGCCCTGTTCTTCCTGCAATCGATCCTGAAGGTCGACGGCTATACCGCGAACCTCCTGATCGCCTGGGCGCTGCTGCTAGGCACCGGCTTCTTCGTGGTGTTCGGCTGGCTCTCGGACAAGATCGGCCGTAAGCCGATCATCCTGGCCGGCTGCCTGATCGCGGCGCTGAGCTTCTTCCCGGTGTTCAAGCAGATCACCACGCTCGCCAACCCGGCCCTCGAGAAGGCGATCGAGACCGTCAAGGTGACCGTGGTGGCCGATCCGGCCCAGTGCGGCAGCCTGTTCAACCCCGTCGGCACCCGGGTGTTCTCGGCGCCGTGCGATCTGGCCCGCGACTACCTGGCCAAGTCCTCGGTGCGCTACGCCACCGAGGCCGCGCCGGCCGGCCAGCCGACGGTCGTGCGGATCAACGGCACCGAGGTCCCGTTCGCGGCGGGCGCCCCGGCGGTGGAGTTCAACAAGGCGGCGGCGACCGCGCTCCAGGCGGCGGGCTACCCGAAGGCGGGCGACGCGCAGGTCGTCAAGATGGCGAACCCGTTCGACATCTTCCGGCCGCAGGTGGCCGGCGTGATCGGGCTGCTCTTCGTCCTCGTGCTCTTCGTCACGATGGTCTACGGCCCGATCGCCGCGGCCCTGGTCGAGCTGTTCCCGACCCGGATCCGCTACACCTCGATGTCCCTGCCCTACCATATCGGCAACGGCTGGTTCGGCGGCCTGCTGCCCGCCACCGCCTTCGCGATGGTGGCCCAGACCGGCGACATCTATTACGGCCTCTGGTACCCGATCGTCATCGCGCTGATGACCTTCGTGCTCGGCCTGCTGCTGGTGCCCGAGACCAAGGACCGGGACATCTTCGACGACCGGGACACCGCGACCCACTGA
- a CDS encoding MFS transporter, with translation MPADGLDSTASWRRLVVAVLLSTIGGVGMWSVVVVLPAVQAEFGAARGAAALPYTLTMVGFAFGGVLMGKLADRFGILAPLVLGGICLFLGYGATALSTSLWQFALAHGILIGLLGSSAAFGPLMADISLWFARRRGIAVSVCAAGNYLAGTIWPPLVQHAVSDYGWRATQAGIGLFCLATMLPLALLMRRRPPVQAVERVRPSGAGGTLGLPPSVLQGLLVVAGLACCVAMSMPQVHIVAYCGDLGYGVARGAEMLSLMLGFGIVSRIASGFLADRIGGLPTLLVGSVLQGVALLLYLAFDGLTSLYVISALFGLFQGGIVPAYAIIVRELFPASEAGGRVGVVLMATLFGMALGGWLSGVIFDLSGSYAAAFANGIGWNLLNVAISLWLVQRRAGQGRQALA, from the coding sequence ATGCCCGCCGACGGGCTCGATTCCACTGCCTCGTGGCGCCGCCTCGTCGTCGCCGTGCTGCTCTCCACCATCGGGGGCGTCGGCATGTGGTCGGTGGTGGTGGTTCTGCCCGCCGTGCAGGCGGAGTTCGGCGCCGCCCGGGGGGCCGCCGCCTTGCCCTACACCCTCACGATGGTCGGCTTCGCCTTCGGCGGCGTGCTGATGGGCAAGCTCGCCGACCGGTTCGGCATCCTGGCGCCGCTGGTGCTCGGCGGGATCTGCCTGTTCCTCGGCTACGGCGCCACCGCGCTCTCGACCAGCCTGTGGCAGTTCGCGCTGGCGCACGGGATCCTGATCGGGCTCCTCGGCTCGTCCGCCGCCTTCGGGCCCCTGATGGCCGACATCTCGCTGTGGTTCGCGCGCCGGCGCGGCATCGCGGTCTCGGTCTGCGCCGCGGGCAACTACCTCGCCGGCACGATCTGGCCGCCGCTCGTCCAGCACGCGGTGTCGGATTACGGCTGGCGCGCCACGCAAGCCGGCATCGGCCTGTTCTGCCTCGCCACGATGCTGCCGCTCGCCCTGCTGATGCGCCGGCGCCCGCCGGTCCAGGCGGTGGAACGCGTCCGGCCTTCGGGGGCGGGCGGCACGCTCGGCCTGCCGCCTTCCGTCCTCCAGGGACTGCTGGTCGTGGCGGGGCTCGCCTGCTGCGTCGCCATGTCGATGCCGCAGGTCCACATCGTCGCCTATTGCGGCGATCTCGGCTACGGCGTCGCCCGCGGCGCCGAGATGCTGTCCCTGATGCTCGGCTTCGGCATCGTCAGCCGGATCGCCTCGGGCTTCCTCGCCGACCGGATCGGGGGCTTGCCGACCTTGCTGGTCGGCTCGGTGCTCCAGGGCGTGGCGCTGCTGCTCTACCTCGCCTTCGACGGGCTGACCTCGCTCTACGTGATCTCGGCCCTGTTCGGCCTGTTCCAGGGCGGCATCGTCCCGGCCTACGCGATCATCGTGCGCGAGCTGTTCCCGGCGAGCGAGGCCGGCGGCCGGGTCGGCGTCGTCCTGATGGCGACCCTGTTCGGCATGGCGCTCGGCGGCTGGCTGTCGGGCGTGATCTTCGATCTCAGCGGCTCCTACGCGGCGGCCTTCGCCAACGGAATCGGCTGGAACCTGCTCAACGTCGCGATCTCGCTCTGGCTGGTGCAGCGCCGGGCGGGGCAGGGGCGGCAGGCGCTGGCCTGA
- a CDS encoding ATP-binding cassette domain-containing protein, giving the protein MALTDTLLTLTVRRKVYRPDGAEPVEAVRDLAVTVRAGETLCLIGPSGAGKTTTLRILLGLDRDFEGALATRPDLRIGMVFQEPRLLPWRTVEENVRLSLPRGERGQGLDALFEELGLGPWRGRYPRALSLGMARRVALARALALAPGLLVLDEPFVSLDDAAAASLRAAVFGSAASRGAAVLMVTHNVPEALAVADRLLLLSGRPASLVADVPIRTPRAGRGRDWMEAMRRDLSAKYPGTVAEG; this is encoded by the coding sequence ATGGCGCTGACCGATACCCTCCTCACCCTGACGGTCCGCCGCAAGGTCTACCGCCCGGACGGGGCCGAGCCGGTCGAGGCGGTGCGCGACCTCGCCGTCACGGTCCGGGCGGGGGAAACGCTCTGCCTGATCGGCCCGTCGGGGGCGGGCAAGACCACCACCCTGCGCATCCTGCTCGGCCTCGACCGCGATTTCGAGGGCGCGCTCGCCACCCGCCCGGATTTGCGCATCGGCATGGTGTTCCAGGAGCCGCGGCTGCTGCCCTGGCGGACCGTCGAGGAGAACGTGCGCCTCTCCCTGCCGCGGGGCGAGCGCGGGCAGGGCCTGGACGCCCTGTTCGAGGAACTCGGCCTCGGCCCCTGGCGCGGGCGCTACCCCCGGGCGCTGTCGCTCGGCATGGCCCGGCGGGTCGCGCTCGCTCGCGCCCTCGCCCTGGCGCCGGGCCTCCTCGTCCTCGACGAGCCCTTCGTCTCCCTCGACGACGCCGCGGCGGCCTCGTTGCGCGCGGCGGTGTTCGGCAGCGCGGCCTCCCGCGGCGCGGCGGTGCTGATGGTGACCCACAACGTGCCCGAGGCGCTCGCCGTGGCCGACCGGCTGCTGCTGCTCTCCGGCCGCCCGGCGAGCCTGGTGGCGGACGTGCCGATCCGGACGCCCAGGGCCGGGCGCGGGCGCGACTGGATGGAGGCGATGCGGCGGGACCTCTCGGCAAAGTATCCCGGAACGGTCGCGGAGGGGTGA
- a CDS encoding ABC transporter substrate-binding protein, whose product MLSRRGLMAAAGLWPLALRGAAGQTTSAQASLKVGLLPFGTVSWEAAVIKAEGIDAAEGLSLEGVRLAGSDAARIAFQGGQVDTIVSDLLWAARLRAEGRAVKFLPYSSTEGALMVPGGSALRSVADLAGKRLGVAGGPLDKNWLLLRARAREKDGLDLERAAQPVFGAPPLLMRKLESGELDAALLYWTFCARLEARGFRRLIGADGIAEAFGVTGPIALLGYVFDEALLQRQPHTVAGFARASSKAKQALAANDAAWAPVRPLMAAEDEATYATLKRAFLEGIPRRKAAAERADAERLYAVLARLGGERLVGAATTLPEGLYWDGGPNG is encoded by the coding sequence ATGCTCTCACGGCGCGGATTGATGGCGGCGGCCGGGCTGTGGCCGCTCGCCCTCCGGGGGGCCGCAGGCCAGACGACCTCCGCGCAGGCCAGCCTGAAGGTCGGATTGCTGCCGTTCGGCACCGTCTCGTGGGAGGCGGCGGTGATCAAGGCGGAGGGGATCGACGCGGCCGAGGGGCTGTCCCTCGAGGGCGTGCGGCTCGCCGGGAGCGACGCCGCCCGCATCGCCTTCCAGGGCGGCCAGGTCGACACCATCGTCTCCGACCTGCTCTGGGCCGCGCGCCTGCGGGCGGAGGGCCGGGCGGTGAAGTTCCTGCCCTATTCCTCGACCGAGGGCGCCCTGATGGTGCCGGGAGGCAGCGCCCTGCGCTCGGTGGCCGATCTCGCCGGCAAGCGCCTCGGGGTGGCGGGAGGCCCGCTCGACAAGAACTGGCTGCTCCTGCGGGCCCGCGCCCGCGAGAAGGACGGGCTCGACCTGGAGCGCGCGGCCCAACCCGTCTTCGGCGCGCCGCCGCTCCTGATGCGCAAGCTCGAATCGGGCGAGCTCGACGCCGCGCTCCTGTACTGGACCTTCTGCGCCCGGCTCGAGGCGCGGGGCTTCCGCCGCCTGATCGGCGCCGACGGCATCGCCGAGGCCTTCGGGGTCACGGGCCCGATCGCGCTCCTCGGCTACGTCTTCGACGAGGCGCTGCTGCAGCGCCAGCCCCACACCGTGGCGGGCTTCGCCCGGGCCTCGTCCAAGGCCAAGCAGGCGCTCGCCGCGAACGATGCGGCCTGGGCGCCCGTGCGCCCGCTGATGGCGGCGGAGGACGAGGCGACCTACGCCACCCTCAAGCGTGCCTTCCTGGAGGGCATCCCGCGCCGGAAGGCGGCGGCCGAGCGCGCGGATGCCGAACGCCTCTACGCGGTGCTGGCGCGGCTCGGCGGCGAGCGCCTGGTCGGCGCGGCCACGACCCTGCCGGAGGGGCTGTACTGGGATGGCGGGCCGAATGGCTGA
- a CDS encoding 4a-hydroxytetrahydrobiopterin dehydratase has product MPKDQVLSPDAIAARLADLPAWTEADGWITRTYRTNSWKGTLMVINTVGHLAEAAWHHPDLTASYAWVEVRLTTHSAKGLTEKDFALARKIEEVVGWQPGLEGGALEGTPSDPRFAYIKHDR; this is encoded by the coding sequence ATGCCGAAAGACCAGGTTCTCAGCCCCGACGCGATCGCCGCCCGCCTCGCCGACCTGCCGGCCTGGACGGAGGCCGACGGCTGGATCACCCGCACCTACCGGACGAACAGCTGGAAGGGCACCCTGATGGTGATCAACACCGTCGGCCACCTCGCCGAGGCGGCCTGGCACCACCCGGACCTCACCGCTTCTTACGCCTGGGTCGAGGTGCGGCTCACCACCCACTCGGCCAAGGGCCTGACCGAGAAGGATTTTGCGTTGGCGAGGAAGATCGAGGAGGTGGTCGGCTGGCAGCCGGGGCTGGAGGGAGGGGCGCTGGAGGGCACGCCGAGCGACCCGCGCTTCGCCTACATCAAGCACGACCGGTAG
- a CDS encoding metallophosphoesterase, with protein MRLFPLSDLHLERRPLAAVPPPSQPFDVMVCAGDVWEGEPERGLSALLHLAGERPVVLVPGNHERYAPAGDPRTAPDLLAALRAGVEAINREASRERVVLLEGGEARVIDGVRFVGATLWSDWRLAGRWLSPDTPDRPDDPVAYAAAHMTDPATGSREYRAIRRGDGTPWTPQAAMEAHAADRAALMAAFARPHPGPTVAVTHHPPIAEAADRFRDAPGVPWWVPAFYATTLLADLPDAHRPALWISGHFHAAHDLALYGTRCLSNPVEGRSFDPEQVAAVPA; from the coding sequence ATGCGCCTCTTCCCGCTCTCCGACCTGCATCTCGAGCGCCGGCCGCTGGCCGCCGTGCCGCCCCCGAGCCAACCCTTCGACGTGATGGTCTGCGCCGGCGACGTCTGGGAGGGCGAGCCGGAACGGGGGCTCTCCGCGCTGCTGCATCTCGCCGGCGAGCGGCCGGTGGTGCTGGTGCCGGGCAACCACGAGCGCTACGCGCCGGCCGGCGATCCCCGCACCGCCCCGGACCTGCTGGCGGCGCTCCGGGCCGGGGTGGAGGCGATCAACCGGGAGGCCTCCCGCGAGCGCGTGGTGCTGCTCGAAGGCGGCGAGGCTCGCGTCATCGACGGCGTGCGCTTCGTCGGCGCCACCCTGTGGAGCGACTGGCGGCTCGCCGGGCGCTGGCTGTCGCCCGACACCCCCGACCGGCCCGACGACCCGGTGGCCTATGCCGCCGCCCACATGACCGATCCGGCGACCGGCTCGCGGGAATACCGGGCGATCCGCCGGGGCGACGGCACGCCCTGGACGCCGCAGGCCGCGATGGAGGCCCACGCCGCCGACCGGGCCGCCCTGATGGCGGCTTTCGCACGGCCGCATCCGGGCCCGACCGTCGCGGTCACCCACCACCCGCCGATCGCGGAGGCCGCCGACCGGTTTCGCGACGCCCCCGGCGTGCCCTGGTGGGTGCCGGCCTTCTACGCCACCACCCTGCTCGCCGACCTGCCCGATGCCCACCGGCCGGCCCTCTGGATCTCCGGCCACTTCCACGCCGCCCACGACCTCGCGCTGTACGGCACGCGCTGCCTGTCCAACCCGGTCGAGGGCCGCAGCTTCGATCCGGAGCAGGTGGCGGCGGTTCCGGCCTGA
- a CDS encoding DNA polymerase III subunit delta' gives MPPETRDDDLEPGEIPGVPRPREQTDLLGQEAAERAFREAIGAGRLHHAWLIGGPKGIGKATLAFRVARHLLARGDGAGTPDSLALPPGHTVARQVAGLSHPNLVLLRRQKAPGAKTVPTQIGVDAARRALHLFSATSADAGYRICIVDCADELNLASANALLKVIEEPPPRSLFLIVSHAPGRLLPTIRSRCRRLALKPLATGEVARVLRSLGPQQAGRPPELIERAASLSEGSVARALDLLDPDTIGVVDEVESLMDQGDRPDWRRALKLAERLAGRDADGLYVTALDTVQRRLAAEIEHRQGEPPSRLAALADAAERAAKAAREAQVYNLDRRPVVLSLFGL, from the coding sequence ATGCCGCCTGAGACGAGAGACGACGACCTCGAACCGGGCGAGATCCCGGGCGTGCCGCGCCCGCGCGAGCAGACCGACCTCCTCGGCCAGGAGGCGGCCGAGCGGGCGTTCCGCGAGGCGATCGGCGCCGGACGGCTGCACCATGCCTGGCTCATCGGCGGCCCGAAGGGCATCGGCAAGGCGACGCTCGCCTTCCGGGTCGCCCGCCATCTCCTCGCCCGCGGCGACGGGGCGGGAACGCCCGACAGCCTGGCGCTGCCGCCCGGCCACACGGTCGCGCGCCAGGTCGCCGGCCTGTCGCACCCCAACCTCGTGCTGCTGCGCCGCCAGAAGGCGCCGGGAGCCAAGACCGTGCCGACCCAGATCGGCGTCGACGCGGCGCGCCGCGCCCTCCATCTCTTCTCGGCCACCTCGGCCGATGCGGGCTACCGGATCTGCATCGTCGACTGCGCCGACGAACTGAACCTCGCCAGCGCCAACGCGCTCCTGAAGGTGATCGAGGAGCCGCCGCCGCGCTCGCTGTTCCTGATCGTCAGCCACGCCCCCGGGCGCCTGCTCCCCACCATCCGCTCGCGCTGCCGCCGCCTCGCCCTCAAGCCCCTGGCGACCGGGGAGGTGGCCCGGGTGCTGCGGAGCCTCGGACCGCAGCAGGCCGGCAGACCGCCGGAGCTGATCGAGCGGGCGGCGTCCTTGAGCGAGGGCTCGGTCGCCCGCGCCCTCGACCTCCTCGATCCCGACACGATCGGGGTGGTCGACGAGGTCGAGTCGCTGATGGACCAGGGCGACCGGCCGGATTGGCGCCGGGCCCTGAAGCTCGCCGAACGGCTTGCCGGCCGCGACGCCGACGGGCTCTACGTCACCGCCCTCGACACGGTGCAACGCCGCCTCGCCGCCGAGATCGAGCACCGCCAGGGCGAGCCACCCTCCCGCCTCGCGGCTTTGGCCGATGCCGCCGAGCGCGCCGCCAAGGCCGCCCGGGAGGCGCAGGTCTACAACCTCGACCGGCGGCCGGTGGTGCTGTCCCTGTTCGGCCTCTGA
- the tmk gene encoding dTMP kinase — MSEAPTTAGCFITFEGGEGAGKSTQIARLATWLRTGADGPREVVTTREPGGSPRAERIRGAVLSGIAKPYGPFAEALLFAAARLDHLATLIRPGLARGAIVLCDRFSDSTRAYQGAAGGVDAETLAALERVVVGATRPDLTLILDLPPEIGLARARRRDRAQGPDRFEAEALSFHQRLRAAFLAIAAAEPARCVVIDAQDAPDAVAQAIRAAVASRLPHLVRDHSDAA; from the coding sequence GTGAGCGAGGCTCCCACGACGGCAGGGTGCTTCATCACCTTCGAGGGCGGCGAGGGCGCCGGCAAGTCGACCCAGATCGCGCGCCTCGCGACCTGGCTGCGCACCGGCGCGGACGGCCCCCGCGAGGTGGTGACCACCCGCGAGCCCGGCGGCTCGCCCCGGGCCGAGCGGATCCGCGGCGCGGTGCTGTCGGGCATCGCCAAGCCCTACGGCCCCTTCGCCGAGGCGCTGCTGTTCGCCGCCGCCCGCCTCGACCACCTCGCGACCCTGATTCGCCCGGGCCTCGCCCGCGGCGCGATCGTGCTGTGCGACCGCTTCAGCGATTCGACCCGGGCCTATCAGGGCGCCGCCGGCGGGGTCGATGCCGAGACCCTGGCCGCCCTGGAGCGGGTGGTGGTGGGGGCGACCCGGCCCGACCTGACCCTGATCCTCGACCTTCCCCCCGAGATCGGGCTCGCCCGGGCGCGCCGGCGCGACCGCGCCCAGGGCCCCGACCGGTTCGAGGCCGAGGCGTTGAGCTTCCACCAGCGCCTGCGGGCGGCCTTCCTCGCCATCGCGGCGGCCGAGCCGGCGCGCTGCGTCGTCATCGATGCGCAAGACGCGCCCGACGCCGTCGCGCAGGCGATCCGCGCGGCGGTGGCGTCGCGCCTGCCGCACCTCGTCCGGGATCACTCCGATGCCGCCTGA
- a CDS encoding D-alanyl-D-alanine carboxypeptidase family protein: MRVTATTGAGRALARRAAALALAAFLGAQLAASDARAQAAQNPAFQTLAPHAILIDADTGAVLFEKGADEPFSPASMAKLMTVEVLFDEMRKGKLGPDTEFTISENAWRRGGAGGGGSSMFAQLNSKVKLPDLLRGIVVQSGNDAAIAAAEGVAGTEDNFAQIMNRHAKEIGLERSTFRNATGYSAPDQKVTARDMARLAIHLIEAYPENYKLFAEREFTWNKIRQQNRNPLLALDIGADGLKTGYLEESGYGLTGSAVQNGQRLVLVVSGLKTARDRAAESRKLIEWGFRAFEARQVFNAGETVAEAETFGGEKGRVPLVTRKPVRLMLPRGNSDRLVARATYQGPLTAPVEEGREVGRLKVTRGEQVVLDMPLYTAEAVPAGTMTQRALDAAMEVGTGWFRQALSRITSKS, encoded by the coding sequence ATGCGTGTGACAGCGACCACCGGAGCGGGCAGGGCGCTTGCGCGCCGGGCCGCCGCCCTGGCCCTGGCGGCCTTCCTCGGGGCCCAGCTGGCGGCTTCCGACGCACGCGCGCAAGCCGCCCAGAATCCCGCCTTCCAGACGCTCGCGCCGCACGCGATCCTGATCGATGCCGATACCGGCGCGGTCCTGTTCGAGAAAGGCGCCGACGAGCCGTTCTCGCCGGCCAGCATGGCCAAGCTGATGACCGTCGAGGTGCTGTTCGACGAGATGCGCAAGGGCAAGCTCGGCCCCGACACCGAGTTCACCATCAGCGAGAATGCCTGGCGCCGCGGCGGGGCCGGGGGCGGCGGCTCGTCGATGTTCGCCCAGCTCAACAGCAAGGTGAAGCTGCCCGACCTGCTGCGCGGCATCGTCGTGCAATCCGGCAACGACGCGGCGATCGCCGCGGCCGAGGGCGTCGCCGGCACCGAGGACAACTTCGCCCAGATCATGAACCGGCACGCGAAGGAGATCGGGCTCGAGCGCTCGACCTTCCGCAACGCCACCGGCTACTCGGCTCCCGACCAGAAGGTGACGGCCCGCGACATGGCCCGGCTCGCCATCCACCTGATCGAGGCCTATCCGGAGAACTACAAGCTCTTCGCCGAGCGCGAATTCACCTGGAACAAGATCCGCCAGCAGAACCGCAACCCGCTGCTCGCCCTCGACATCGGCGCCGACGGGCTGAAGACCGGCTACCTCGAGGAATCCGGCTACGGCCTGACCGGCTCGGCGGTGCAGAACGGCCAGCGCCTGGTCCTGGTGGTGAGCGGCCTCAAGACCGCCCGCGACCGCGCCGCGGAGTCGCGCAAGCTGATCGAATGGGGCTTTCGCGCCTTCGAGGCGCGCCAGGTCTTCAATGCCGGCGAGACCGTGGCGGAGGCCGAGACCTTCGGGGGCGAGAAGGGCCGGGTGCCCCTCGTCACGAGGAAGCCGGTGCGCCTGATGCTGCCGCGGGGCAACAGCGACCGGCTGGTGGCGCGGGCGACCTACCAGGGCCCGCTGACCGCCCCGGTGGAGGAGGGCCGCGAGGTCGGCCGGCTCAAGGTCACCCGCGGCGAGCAGGTGGTGCTCGACATGCCGCTCTACACCGCCGAAGCGGTGCCCGCCGGCACCATGACCCAGCGCGCCCTCGACGCGGCCATGGAGGTCGGCACCGGCTGGTTCCGCCAGGCCCTCAGCCGGATCACCAGCAAGTCGTGA